In one Hymenobacter sp. DG25B genomic region, the following are encoded:
- a CDS encoding metallophosphoesterase: protein MRIFSAFSCLLLVLLGSALPVSAQKTQVPHPTRPNYRGIGKDWQKQTPPDSAHVRYTIFLIGDVGAPALDSVGEPSLNFLRRQMLAAGSKSTTIFLGDNIYEYGMPDTRAYDRKTAEKRITAQLNTMRNYAGEKYMIPGNHDWKQGLNGSVEQVNREQQFVEDFMTRDSAAFAYTGDFFIPRDACPGPFEVRLQDDIVMIAINSQWFLQTEERPYGGNSGCGVADETDFFTQLEDIIQHNAGKNIMVVAHHPLFSDGIHGGYFTLADHFFPLSIVYKYAFLPLPVIGSIYPFARKYGGVSQDIPHPLYQKYKAGLLEIFKKYPNVVYAAGHEHNLQYFKEGNLHHIVSGSGCKTQHVKPGAGGNALFSDKEKGFARVNYYDNGEVWVEYYIPEDRGEKGRLVFRTPMYAQQTAELAQLQEREQLKRPAFGDSTITLAINPRYARRGGLHRALFGDHYRAEWSTPVAFPVLDMATERGGLMPYKVGGGKQTSSLKVRNEEGRNYTLRGLNKDPAAVLPEALRETAAKDILQDQISAQHPYAAFVIPPLAEAAGILHTNPEPIYIPRDPLLGQYVDRFADTPSMIEEDPKDDQSNVESLGNATNLVGTDKVLERLEDDNDNRVNEKAFARSRLFDMWIGDWDRHEDQWRWAERKDEDGNRKFTAVPEDRDIAFFKGDGFLPWIASRKWAIRNFQNFGKDYADYKGLNLTALANDRTFLASVTKDKWVEIAEDMKRNLTDAVIDSALRANWAPQIYALHGPEIAAKLKSRRDLLPQLAADYYGVLNEVVEVKGSRKREQFDVVRLPDNKTRVTVTKINKEGQRTKTLFDKTFDAEVTKDIRLYGFAGHDVYHVTGESKKGPLVRIIGGIEADTITDNSKVGGWRHRTLVYDADTSNIITAGKETRLHLEPGTEVSRYDHPNRTDRKDYRLPYFGPAVYFGYNIDDGLFVGGGATLRTYGFRRSPFATEQTLVANYAPSRQAYNVRYNGAFTDVVGKYDLVINSQFYGPQLLYNYFGSGNNTRNVLAERGDDNRVTNRDINDNYRIRFSRFYFSPVLERDIFSFLKAGFGPQYDQWRISKQDLGQQIVSGLDEQGNGTSGAATGIRASDFQLNRYLGARVYFNLDAASSPKNPRIGLRWYNSAEFNRQLNGEKLQYTRLASEARFYLSPNFPFQLTWAGRLGINHNIGDYRFYQANTLGGTTNLRGYRRTRYAGRTSMYANGEVRVQLFTFNAYLVPGKFGVLGLADAARVFTTQDTRTGLQAFHTAVGGGVWVDVLKQAVINATYSVGEERLVFVGFDFLF, encoded by the coding sequence ATGAGAATTTTTTCCGCGTTTAGTTGCCTGCTGCTTGTGCTGCTGGGCAGCGCGTTGCCCGTATCGGCTCAAAAAACCCAGGTGCCTCACCCCACCCGCCCCAACTACCGGGGCATAGGCAAGGACTGGCAAAAGCAGACCCCGCCCGACAGCGCCCACGTGCGGTACACCATCTTCCTCATCGGCGACGTAGGCGCGCCCGCCCTGGACTCCGTAGGCGAGCCTTCCCTCAACTTTTTGCGCCGGCAGATGCTGGCCGCGGGCTCCAAAAGCACCACCATTTTCCTGGGCGATAATATTTACGAGTACGGCATGCCCGATACCCGCGCCTATGACCGCAAAACGGCGGAGAAGCGCATTACGGCGCAGCTGAATACCATGCGCAACTACGCCGGCGAGAAATACATGATTCCCGGCAACCACGACTGGAAACAGGGCCTGAACGGCAGCGTGGAGCAGGTAAACCGCGAGCAGCAGTTTGTGGAAGACTTCATGACCCGTGACTCGGCCGCGTTTGCCTACACCGGCGACTTCTTTATTCCGCGCGATGCCTGCCCCGGCCCGTTTGAGGTGCGCCTGCAGGATGACATTGTGATGATTGCCATTAACTCCCAGTGGTTTCTGCAAACCGAGGAGCGGCCCTACGGCGGCAACAGCGGCTGCGGTGTAGCCGATGAAACTGACTTTTTCACGCAGCTGGAGGACATCATTCAGCACAATGCCGGCAAGAACATTATGGTGGTAGCCCACCACCCACTGTTTTCGGACGGCATTCACGGCGGCTATTTCACCCTGGCCGACCACTTCTTCCCGCTCTCCATCGTTTATAAATACGCGTTTCTGCCGCTGCCCGTCATTGGCTCCATCTACCCCTTTGCCCGCAAGTATGGCGGGGTAAGCCAGGATATTCCGCACCCACTGTACCAGAAGTACAAAGCAGGCCTGCTGGAGATTTTCAAGAAGTACCCCAACGTGGTATATGCCGCCGGCCATGAGCACAACCTGCAATACTTTAAAGAGGGTAACCTGCACCACATTGTAAGCGGCTCGGGCTGCAAAACCCAGCACGTGAAGCCCGGCGCGGGCGGCAATGCGTTGTTTTCGGACAAGGAGAAAGGCTTTGCCCGCGTGAATTACTATGACAATGGCGAAGTGTGGGTGGAGTATTATATCCCCGAAGACCGCGGCGAAAAAGGCCGCCTGGTGTTCCGCACGCCCATGTATGCCCAACAAACTGCCGAGCTGGCCCAGCTGCAGGAGCGCGAGCAGCTAAAGCGCCCGGCCTTTGGCGACAGCACTATTACCCTGGCCATTAACCCGCGCTATGCCAGGCGCGGCGGCCTGCACCGCGCCCTGTTCGGCGACCATTACCGCGCCGAGTGGTCTACCCCGGTGGCGTTTCCGGTGCTGGATATGGCCACCGAGCGCGGCGGCCTGATGCCCTACAAAGTGGGCGGCGGCAAGCAAACCTCCTCCCTGAAGGTGCGCAACGAGGAAGGCCGCAACTACACCCTGCGCGGGCTCAACAAAGACCCCGCCGCCGTGCTGCCCGAAGCCCTGCGCGAAACCGCGGCCAAGGACATTTTGCAGGACCAGATTTCGGCCCAGCACCCCTATGCGGCCTTTGTAATTCCGCCCCTGGCCGAGGCGGCCGGTATTCTGCATACCAACCCGGAACCGATATACATCCCCCGCGACCCTTTGCTGGGCCAGTACGTAGACCGGTTTGCCGATACCCCTTCCATGATTGAGGAAGACCCCAAGGACGACCAGAGCAATGTGGAGTCTCTGGGTAATGCTACCAACCTGGTGGGCACCGATAAGGTGCTGGAGCGCCTGGAAGACGACAACGACAACCGCGTGAATGAGAAGGCCTTTGCCCGCTCCCGCCTTTTCGATATGTGGATTGGCGATTGGGACCGGCACGAGGACCAGTGGCGCTGGGCCGAGCGCAAAGACGAAGATGGGAACCGGAAATTTACTGCCGTGCCCGAAGACCGGGACATAGCCTTCTTTAAGGGCGACGGGTTTCTGCCCTGGATAGCCAGCCGTAAGTGGGCCATCCGCAACTTCCAGAACTTCGGGAAAGACTACGCCGACTATAAAGGCCTGAACCTGACGGCCCTGGCCAACGACCGCACCTTCCTGGCCTCGGTTACCAAGGACAAGTGGGTGGAAATAGCCGAGGACATGAAGCGCAACCTGACGGATGCCGTTATCGACAGTGCGCTGCGGGCCAACTGGGCGCCCCAGATTTATGCCCTGCACGGCCCGGAAATTGCGGCCAAGCTGAAAAGCCGCCGCGACCTGCTGCCCCAGCTGGCCGCCGACTATTACGGTGTGCTGAATGAGGTGGTAGAAGTGAAAGGCAGCCGCAAGCGCGAGCAGTTTGACGTGGTGCGCCTCCCCGACAACAAGACCCGCGTAACCGTCACCAAAATCAACAAGGAAGGCCAGCGCACCAAAACCCTGTTCGATAAAACATTTGATGCCGAGGTTACCAAGGATATCCGCCTGTATGGCTTTGCCGGGCACGATGTATACCACGTAACCGGAGAATCGAAGAAAGGCCCGCTGGTGCGCATTATTGGCGGCATTGAGGCTGATACCATTACGGATAACTCCAAGGTGGGCGGCTGGCGCCACCGCACGCTGGTCTACGATGCCGACACCAGCAACATCATCACGGCCGGCAAAGAAACGCGCCTGCACCTGGAGCCCGGCACCGAGGTCAGTCGCTACGACCACCCTAACCGCACCGACCGCAAAGACTACCGGCTGCCGTACTTCGGCCCGGCTGTATACTTTGGGTATAATATTGATGACGGCCTGTTTGTGGGCGGGGGCGCCACGCTGCGCACCTATGGTTTCCGCCGCTCGCCGTTTGCCACCGAGCAAACGCTGGTGGCCAACTACGCGCCCAGCCGCCAGGCCTATAATGTGCGCTACAACGGCGCCTTTACCGATGTGGTGGGCAAGTATGACCTGGTCATCAACTCCCAGTTTTATGGTCCTCAGCTGCTGTATAACTACTTCGGCTCCGGCAATAACACCCGCAACGTGCTGGCGGAGCGGGGCGATGATAACCGCGTGACCAACCGCGACATCAACGATAACTACCGCATCCGGTTCTCGCGCTTTTACTTCTCGCCGGTGCTGGAAAGGGATATTTTCAGCTTCCTGAAAGCGGGCTTCGGGCCGCAGTACGACCAGTGGCGCATCTCCAAGCAGGACCTGGGCCAGCAGATTGTGAGCGGCCTCGATGAGCAGGGCAACGGCACCAGTGGGGCCGCCACCGGCATCCGGGCTTCCGACTTTCAGCTGAACCGCTACCTGGGTGCCCGCGTGTACTTTAACCTGGACGCCGCCAGCTCGCCCAAAAACCCGCGTATTGGTTTGCGCTGGTACAACTCAGCCGAGTTTAACCGCCAGCTGAACGGAGAAAAGCTGCAATACACCCGCCTGGCCTCCGAGGCCCGGTTCTACCTCAGCCCCAACTTCCCGTTCCAGCTTACCTGGGCCGGCCGCCTGGGCATCAATCATAACATCGGCGACTACCGCTTTTATCAGGCTAACACCCTGGGCGGCACCACCAACCTGCGCGGCTACCGCCGCACGCGCTACGCCGGCCGCACCTCTATGTATGCTAACGGCGAGGTGCGGGTGCAGCTCTTCACCTTTAATGCCTATCTGGTGCCCGGCAAGTTTGGCGTACTGGGCCTGGCCGATGCGGCCCGCGTATTTACCACCCAGGACACGCGCACCGGCCTGCAGGCCTTCCACACGGCCGTGGGCGGCGGCGTTTGGGTAGATGTGCTGAAGCAGGCCGTGATAAACGCCACTTACTCGGTGGGAGAAGAGCGCCTGGTGTTTGTGGGTTTTGATTTTCTGTTCTAG